One genomic region from Culicoidibacter larvae encodes:
- a CDS encoding terminase TerL endonuclease subunit: protein MVVVKIMNRSRNCKYVDEYRKKVEMGIIKVNKDRFALFDYLDLLDSKEDNYFDMQIIEDYISITEAYFFPLLDWQKFFASYFLGYRQSDGILRFNEFLLLMGRGGGKSGFGASLAFFLTSKKNGIDKYGIDFIATSEDQAKIMYEEIYDMLNNWRPTMKKSFDWTKTAIVNKATKSKIRYRTSNARTKDGGRQGAVFFDEVHGFSSYDSIKVFRSGLNKVADNRTLYLTTNGDIRDSVLDDMIEMSELVLKEYNPADKFFPFICRLDDEEQVKDFDNWEMANPSITVFPILKDGMITEYNKGLKHSETMYEFMTKRMNMPFKNALNEVTSWENIKRASRELPDLKGKNAIGGIDFASFKDFCAVGLLFKENDQYYYITHGFITKQAIFEQGIKAPLDTWAKDGLITIVDDTSISAQHTLNWFVEMSKDYNVGVIACDSYRFDVLKEIYSESPFELKCVRSGYITHNKLAPLIEDVFDRDLISYGDNPFMRWNVNNVYVDVDAKGNKSYKKKEYKTRKTDAFMAMIHAFAYRDELPVAAPILNIDWLDDL from the coding sequence ATGGTGGTGGTGAAGATAATGAACCGGAGCCGGAATTGTAAGTATGTTGATGAATATCGAAAAAAAGTTGAGATGGGAATAATTAAAGTAAATAAAGATAGGTTTGCATTATTTGACTATTTAGATTTGCTAGATTCCAAAGAGGATAACTATTTCGATATGCAAATAATTGAGGATTATATCAGCATTACTGAAGCTTACTTTTTCCCATTATTAGATTGGCAAAAGTTTTTTGCAAGTTATTTTCTTGGATACCGTCAATCAGATGGAATATTGAGATTTAACGAATTCTTACTGCTCATGGGTCGTGGTGGTGGTAAATCTGGTTTTGGCGCATCATTAGCATTCTTCCTTACATCAAAGAAGAACGGTATCGATAAATATGGAATAGATTTTATCGCAACCAGTGAAGATCAAGCAAAGATTATGTATGAAGAAATATACGATATGTTAAACAATTGGCGACCAACTATGAAAAAGTCATTTGATTGGACAAAAACAGCGATAGTTAATAAAGCGACAAAATCAAAAATTAGGTATCGCACTTCAAATGCCAGGACAAAAGATGGTGGTCGCCAAGGAGCAGTTTTCTTTGATGAAGTACATGGATTCAGTAGTTATGACAGCATAAAGGTTTTCCGCTCTGGTCTAAATAAGGTTGCAGATAATCGCACCTTGTATCTTACAACGAATGGTGATATTCGCGATTCAGTACTTGATGACATGATTGAAATGTCAGAATTAGTACTTAAGGAATACAACCCAGCAGATAAGTTCTTTCCATTCATTTGTCGGCTAGATGATGAAGAACAAGTTAAGGATTTTGATAATTGGGAAATGGCAAATCCATCAATAACAGTATTTCCAATATTAAAAGACGGAATGATTACCGAGTATAACAAGGGGCTAAAACATTCTGAAACTATGTATGAGTTTATGACAAAAAGAATGAATATGCCATTTAAGAACGCTTTAAACGAGGTTACTAGTTGGGAAAATATCAAAAGAGCATCTAGAGAATTACCTGATTTAAAAGGTAAGAATGCTATTGGTGGTATCGACTTCGCTTCATTCAAAGACTTTTGTGCAGTTGGATTGTTATTTAAGGAAAATGACCAATATTACTACATCACTCACGGTTTTATTACAAAGCAGGCAATATTCGAACAAGGCATCAAAGCGCCACTTGATACATGGGCTAAAGATGGGTTAATCACGATTGTAGATGATACTAGCATATCGGCACAACACACATTAAATTGGTTTGTCGAAATGAGTAAAGACTACAACGTTGGAGTAATCGCCTGTGATAGTTATAGGTTTGATGTTCTTAAAGAGATATATTCCGAATCACCGTTTGAACTAAAGTGTGTACGTTCTGGATATATTACGCATAACAAATTGGCACCATTGATTGAAGATGTATTCGACAGAGATTTAATTAGCTATGGTGATAATCCATTTATGCGGTGGAATGTAAATAACGTCTATGTTGATGTTGATGCTAAAGGTAATAAGTCATACAAGAAAAAGGAATATAAGACGAGAAAGACAGACGCATTTATGGCGATGATTCACGCATTTGCTTATCGTGACGAATTACCCGTAGCTGCGCCGATATTAAATATAGATTGGTTAGATGATTTATAG
- a CDS encoding P27 family phage terminase small subunit, with the protein MDTELKNEELLRKAIENYRFCEQQVEDAKALIKKHGLTIESASNGLIRNPAVQIQDTYLKQMKIHRDDIIKLRELLGIQWLNNGGGEDNEPEPEL; encoded by the coding sequence ATGGACACGGAACTAAAGAACGAAGAATTATTGCGCAAAGCAATTGAGAATTATCGTTTTTGCGAACAGCAAGTAGAAGATGCCAAAGCACTGATAAAAAAACATGGACTTACGATTGAATCGGCTTCTAATGGTCTGATTAGAAATCCGGCGGTTCAAATCCAAGATACATACTTGAAGCAAATGAAAATACATAGAGATGACATTATTAAACTACGTGAGTTACTTGGTATTCAGTGGTTAAACAATGGTGGTGGTGAAGATAATGAACCGGAGCCGGAATTGTAA
- a CDS encoding HNH endonuclease: MNNYKTKEQKLKFYKSKAWKQLRLVALERDNNECQQCKANGVYHKAEDVDHVKEIENYPQLALDINNLRCLCKRCHNAKHDRFVKRESKWNDERW; this comes from the coding sequence ATGAATAATTATAAAACTAAAGAACAAAAACTTAAGTTCTATAAGAGTAAAGCATGGAAGCAACTTAGGCTTGTTGCTTTAGAAAGAGATAACAACGAATGCCAGCAATGTAAAGCTAATGGAGTGTATCACAAAGCTGAAGATGTAGACCATGTAAAAGAGATAGAGAACTATCCACAGTTAGCTCTAGATATTAATAACCTACGTTGTTTATGTAAGAGATGTCACAATGCTAAGCATGATCGTTTTGTTAAGAGAGAAAGTAAATGGAATGATGAACGATGGTAA
- a CDS encoding NUMOD1 domain-containing DNA-binding protein, translated as MKDKHQETDGEYWFPAYGFPLYECSNTGKVRNVETKRELGRSGKNQVVTLIKVSDSGTITRRNLSLARLVYQSYYKKKVPKGYYVHRMNEINHDNHIANLKLISTSERAKVIGKKRRKPIDHFDSNGEYITTYKSVAEAAKVLHIDRKTVNRIITNKTENKLFNLKKASKRAHIERA; from the coding sequence ATGAAAGACAAACACCAAGAAACTGACGGCGAATACTGGTTTCCAGCGTATGGATTCCCACTCTACGAATGCAGCAATACTGGAAAGGTGCGGAATGTTGAAACAAAAAGGGAATTGGGGCGCTCTGGTAAGAATCAAGTAGTTACCTTAATTAAAGTAAGTGATTCTGGAACTATTACAAGACGTAATTTATCGCTTGCTAGACTTGTTTATCAGTCTTACTATAAGAAGAAGGTTCCGAAAGGCTACTATGTTCACAGAATGAATGAAATAAACCATGACAATCATATCGCTAATCTAAAGTTGATTAGTACTTCTGAAAGAGCGAAAGTCATTGGTAAAAAGCGTAGAAAGCCGATAGATCACTTTGATAGCAACGGTGAGTATATAACTACATACAAGAGTGTTGCTGAAGCGGCAAAAGTACTTCATATTGACAGAAAAACAGTCAATAGAATAATTACCAACAAGACTGAAAATAAGCTGTTTAATCTTAAAAAAGCATCTAAACGCGCACATATTGAACGGGCTTAA
- a CDS encoding YopX family protein produces the protein MREYKFAGKSVESGLWVYGRVFKINETGDHFITPFDSKIFEGTINYEYYFQLKCIKVIPESVGQYTGLKDINGTKIYEGDIVIAKSKGSDTAHTIVVSWIETEACYNISPGYQMCVIKYEVIGNKCDNPELLEVE, from the coding sequence ATGCGTGAATATAAATTTGCAGGAAAGAGCGTTGAAAGCGGCTTGTGGGTGTATGGTAGAGTATTTAAAATAAATGAAACAGGTGACCATTTTATAACCCCTTTTGATAGTAAAATATTTGAAGGTACAATAAATTATGAATATTACTTTCAATTAAAATGTATAAAAGTAATTCCAGAATCTGTTGGACAGTACACGGGACTAAAAGATATAAATGGCACTAAAATTTATGAAGGTGATATTGTCATAGCCAAATCTAAAGGTTCTGATACAGCGCATACGATTGTAGTATCTTGGATTGAAACAGAAGCTTGTTACAATATTTCACCGGGTTATCAAATGTGTGTTATAAAGTATGAAGTAATCGGCAATAAATGTGATAACCCCGAATTGCTGGAGGTGGAATGA
- a CDS encoding single-stranded DNA-binding protein codes for MQSFNGIGRITNDLELKYVGDKQTALLNFNIAVKRKMQKDKTDFIPCTAWGKTAENIEKYFRKGSMIGITGEVQQDEYTAQDGSKRNKIYVNVNSFDFVESKSSAQSNEYQAPSHGYEEPTQTFDITNDDLPF; via the coding sequence ATGCAATCATTTAATGGAATTGGTCGAATTACTAATGACCTAGAATTAAAATATGTTGGAGATAAACAAACCGCTTTATTGAATTTTAATATTGCAGTCAAACGCAAAATGCAAAAAGATAAAACCGATTTTATTCCTTGTACTGCTTGGGGTAAAACTGCCGAAAATATTGAAAAATATTTCCGAAAAGGTTCTATGATTGGAATTACTGGTGAAGTTCAACAAGATGAATATACAGCACAAGACGGAAGCAAGCGCAATAAAATATATGTAAATGTAAATAGTTTTGATTTTGTTGAATCCAAGTCGTCTGCTCAAAGTAATGAATATCAAGCGCCAAGTCATGGTTATGAAGAACCAACGCAAACGTTTGATATTACTAACGATGATCTCCCGTTCTAA
- a CDS encoding recombinase RecT codes for MAGNQVSTLKDFNQFISNDKTQEYLQSVLGNKKSSFVNNAVALVSNVKGLQKCDPQTTMFAAIKATALDLPLDNNLGFAYVIPYGNQAQFQMGYKGFIQLAMRSGQFERINVTDVREGELGKRDRLSGDIEYNWIDDESEREKAEIIGYVAYFKLKNGFEKQVYMSAEETRGHGKKYSKTFNNGQWKDNFDGMSRKTVLKQLLSKYAPLSVEMAEAVKADQAIITEEGEYIYADKVVAEVSAEEQAAQTAKANELLGVSEAPVQEPETEEYIPEFLIDEEK; via the coding sequence ATGGCAGGAAATCAAGTTAGTACATTGAAAGATTTTAACCAATTTATTTCAAATGATAAAACACAAGAATATTTACAGTCGGTTTTAGGTAACAAAAAAAGCTCGTTCGTAAATAACGCAGTTGCACTAGTGTCTAATGTAAAAGGTTTGCAGAAGTGTGATCCACAGACAACTATGTTCGCCGCAATTAAAGCAACAGCTTTAGACTTACCACTAGACAACAATTTAGGGTTTGCATACGTTATACCTTACGGAAACCAAGCGCAATTCCAAATGGGTTACAAAGGTTTCATTCAATTAGCGATGCGTTCCGGACAGTTCGAGCGTATCAACGTAACAGATGTTCGAGAGGGTGAACTTGGCAAGCGTGACCGTTTGTCTGGTGACATTGAATACAACTGGATTGATGATGAATCTGAACGTGAAAAAGCAGAGATTATCGGATATGTTGCTTATTTCAAATTAAAGAACGGATTTGAAAAACAAGTTTATATGTCAGCTGAAGAAACACGAGGTCACGGCAAAAAATATTCTAAGACATTCAACAATGGACAGTGGAAAGATAACTTTGACGGAATGAGCCGTAAAACTGTATTGAAGCAATTACTAAGTAAATACGCTCCGTTATCAGTTGAAATGGCTGAAGCTGTAAAAGCAGACCAAGCAATCATTACCGAAGAAGGCGAATATATTTATGCAGATAAAGTCGTAGCTGAAGTATCGGCAGAAGAACAAGCAGCGCAAACTGCTAAAGCAAACGAACTATTGGGAGTATCTGAAGCGCCAGTTCAAGAGCCGGAAACAGAAGAATATATTCCAGAGTTCTTGATTGATGAAGAAAAATAA
- a CDS encoding helix-turn-helix domain-containing protein produces MGLSETTRDKVMQVIINSYDYEFDFCWTSNQIIATLLSISAKNVSTIISRLKRDGYINVEYSKFTDEEGYKYNDRYIYLTNKKYSKLIYPEDYVPKDKE; encoded by the coding sequence ATGGGGTTAAGCGAAACAACACGTGACAAGGTTATGCAAGTAATTATAAACAGTTATGATTATGAGTTTGATTTCTGTTGGACATCGAATCAAATTATAGCAACGCTACTGTCAATTAGTGCAAAAAATGTTAGTACGATAATATCGAGATTAAAACGTGATGGCTATATCAATGTTGAATATTCAAAATTCACAGATGAAGAAGGATATAAATATAACGACAGATACATATATCTAACAAACAAGAAATATTCAAAACTAATATACCCAGAAGATTATGTGCCAAAGGATAAGGAGTGA
- a CDS encoding phage replisome organizer N-terminal domain-containing protein produces the protein MANKYYWLRLDKGFFKRHDLKLIRKMPQGDSIALFYMMLLTESIDHDGNLRFDDLIPYDAEMLAILFEYETAFVEMAIKLLEKFNMIEILEDETIYMSKIANMIGSETSAAARVRKHRENQKTLQCNTSVTPSNKLKQICNTEKEIDIEKEIKKDIDNTLVINDNVQKSTHIDFSEQFKNDFNNICTELSKVQKITAGRKTAIKSLMKLLGITSEHEYTNIAVPFLKTISNSGFLNGNNKNGWKATFDWITKQANAVKIIEGNYNKKQSELTTRDLDLEVEINVF, from the coding sequence GTGGCTAATAAATATTACTGGTTAAGATTAGACAAAGGATTTTTCAAACGTCACGACCTTAAATTAATCAGAAAAATGCCTCAAGGCGATAGCATAGCACTTTTCTACATGATGCTTCTTACAGAAAGCATCGATCATGACGGAAATTTAAGATTTGATGATTTGATACCATACGACGCAGAAATGTTGGCAATTTTGTTCGAGTATGAAACAGCATTCGTTGAAATGGCGATTAAGTTGCTTGAAAAATTCAATATGATTGAAATTTTAGAAGATGAAACGATATATATGTCTAAAATAGCAAACATGATTGGATCAGAAACAAGCGCTGCTGCCCGTGTAAGAAAGCATCGTGAAAATCAAAAAACGTTACAATGTAACACTTCCGTAACACCAAGTAACAAATTGAAACAAATCTGTAACACAGAGAAAGAGATAGATATAGAGAAAGAGATAAAGAAAGATATAGATAATACTCTTGTCATAAATGACAATGTCCAAAAATCAACTCACATTGATTTTTCTGAACAATTCAAAAATGACTTTAATAATATCTGTACCGAATTATCTAAAGTACAAAAAATAACTGCAGGAAGAAAAACAGCAATAAAATCTCTTATGAAATTACTTGGAATAACTAGTGAACATGAATATACAAATATTGCGGTTCCATTTCTTAAAACAATATCTAACAGCGGCTTTCTTAATGGCAATAACAAGAATGGTTGGAAAGCGACATTTGATTGGATCACAAAGCAAGCTAATGCAGTGAAAATTATTGAGGGTAATTACAACAAAAAGCAAAGTGAATTGACAACTAGGGATTTGGACTTGGAGGTAGAAATAAATGTGTTCTAA
- a CDS encoding DNA-methyltransferase: protein MGANVYNPERKLKTELINDHFQNYKRYHIPKAQLVIADIPYNLGNNAYASSLEWYVDGDNKKGESDKANKAFFDTDNDFRISEFMHFCSKMLIKEPKDKGKAPAMIVFCAFQQMQMVIDYGKKYGFNNSYPLVFIKPSSAQVLKANMKIVGATEYAVVLYRDKLPKFNNGAQKDAEGKTIRGTGKMIKNWFEWKQDDKKVYPKIHPTQKPVNLLKQLIEIFTDEGEVVIDPCAGSASTLRAAAELNRNSFGFEIKKDMYLKANAEMLSNIPAPMVQECLTI, encoded by the coding sequence GTGGGTGCTAATGTTTACAATCCGGAACGCAAATTAAAGACAGAACTTATAAATGACCATTTCCAAAATTATAAAAGATATCATATACCAAAAGCGCAATTAGTTATTGCTGACATACCATACAATCTAGGAAACAATGCTTACGCTTCAAGTCTTGAATGGTATGTAGATGGTGATAATAAAAAGGGTGAATCAGATAAGGCTAACAAAGCATTCTTTGATACTGATAATGATTTTAGAATATCCGAATTTATGCACTTTTGTTCAAAAATGCTGATAAAAGAGCCAAAAGATAAAGGAAAAGCGCCAGCAATGATTGTATTCTGTGCATTTCAACAAATGCAAATGGTGATTGACTATGGAAAGAAGTATGGTTTCAACAACTCTTATCCACTTGTATTTATTAAACCATCATCAGCTCAAGTGTTAAAAGCCAACATGAAAATTGTTGGTGCAACAGAATACGCAGTCGTTTTGTATCGTGATAAATTGCCAAAGTTTAATAACGGAGCACAAAAAGACGCTGAAGGTAAAACTATTAGAGGCACCGGGAAAATGATTAAGAACTGGTTTGAGTGGAAACAGGATGACAAAAAAGTCTATCCAAAAATCCACCCAACTCAAAAGCCGGTAAATTTGCTTAAGCAGTTAATTGAGATATTTACTGATGAGGGTGAAGTGGTTATTGATCCATGTGCAGGCAGTGCATCAACTTTACGTGCTGCCGCCGAATTAAATCGAAATTCGTTTGGGTTTGAAATCAAAAAAGATATGTACTTAAAAGCGAATGCTGAAATGTTATCGAACATTCCAGCACCAATGGTACAGGAATGTCTAACGATTTAG